In Nicotiana tabacum cultivar K326 chromosome 2, ASM71507v2, whole genome shotgun sequence, the following proteins share a genomic window:
- the LOC142166090 gene encoding F-box/kelch-repeat protein At3g18720-like, with protein MECADDNGLWSDCIPTDILISISSRLIAGDYFVFRAVCKSWRSIPSPIHDSHALSHSNNTPCMMTLYQEIGIVEFFHPLYNAITHKTDIVPKLRGARIRSAKGNWSLMSQGKRGMLFFNHKSNDIIELPDLLEGKQNSFHAWTFSCPPDSSSSDCFVVGFENFGSPPPVYIIKVGDSRWTYHAFVNEDGDGNKLGIIDLSGCNNPVFLKNDIVYVLEEKGNLGILSIKENSAEETPTWEFYGKSLPRRKLRSVRKVYTAKDVDNGGILAVFLTHNEGKVEVWRYKYDINKRILEREQITSLDNKTLFVSFGASYLKPCVAQGLENTIYFPMFHDKNGVFYCLASRKHYSFDYSAVKGAFSSPNCHKLDQPRYCIWIEPDVSQLPSLDF; from the coding sequence ATGGAGTGTGCTGATGATAATGGATTGTGGTCTGATTGTATTCCGACTGACATACTCATATCAATATCATCACGTCTCATTGCAGGCGATTATTTTGTTTTTCGTGCTGTTTGTAAAAGTTGGCGCTCAATACCCTCTCCCATACATGATTCCCATGCACTTTCTCATAGCAATAATACACCTTGTATGATGACCCTATATCAAGAAATAGGCATAGTTGAATTCTTTCATCCATTATACAATGCCATAACTCACAAGACAGATATCGTCCCAAAATTAAGGGGTGCTCGAATTCGGAGCGCAAAAGGTAATTGGTCACTCATGAGTCAGGGCAAACGTGGTATGTTGTTTTTCAATCACAAAAGCAATGACATAATTGAACTCCCTGATCTACTAGAAGGAAAGCAAAATTCTTTCCATGCTTGGACTTTTTCGTGTCCCCCAGACTCATCATCATCGGATTGTTTTGTCGttggttttgaaaattttggctctCCACCACCGGTATACATCATCAAAGTTGGAGATAGTAGATGGACGTATCATGCCTTTGTTAATGAAGATGGAGATGGAAATAAGCTAGGAATAATTGACTTATCTGGATGCAATAATCCAGTATTCCTAAAAAACGACATTGTGTACGTATTGGAAGAGAAAGGAAATTTAGGAATATTAAGTATCAAGGAAAACTCAGCTGAAGAGACACCTACCTGGGAATTTTATGGGAAGTCCTTGCCGCGTCGAAAACTAAGGTCAGTTCGAAAGGTTTACACGGCAAAAGATGTCGATAATGGAGGAATATTAGCTGTATTTCTAACTCACAATGAAGGAAAAGTAGAGGTTTGGAGGTACAAATACGACATAAATAAAAGGATCTTGGAGAGGGAACAAATAACAAGTTTGGATAATAAAACTCTCTTTGTAAGCTTTGGAGCTTCCTACTTGAAACCTTGTGTTGCACAAGGGTTAGAAAACACGATATATTTCCCAATGTTTCACGACAAGAACGGGGTGTTCTATTGCTTGGCCAGTCGCAAACATTACTCTTTCGATTACTCAGCTGTCAAGggagctttctcaagtccaaattgTCACAAATTGGACCAACCAAGATACTGCATTTGGATTGAACCAGATGTGAGCCAACTCCCTTCTCTTGATTTTTAA